In one window of Comamonas testosteroni DNA:
- a CDS encoding response regulator transcription factor — MAELETVYVIDDDASVRAAIEDLLLSVGLAVSAFGATRDFLAHLELSPPQGPACLVLDIRMPGQSGMEFRRQMLEQGLRFPTIFITGHGDIPMSVEAMKTGAIEFLTKPFRDQDLLDAIQQGIALDRQRRAQDGQLLELRSRWNSLSSGEQSVLIGVVRGLLNKQIAAELDVSEITIKVRRSQAMRKMDAGSVAELVRMLEKLSIR; from the coding sequence TTGGCTGAACTCGAAACCGTGTATGTGATCGATGACGACGCCTCGGTGCGCGCGGCCATCGAGGATTTGCTTCTCTCCGTGGGCCTGGCCGTGTCCGCCTTCGGCGCGACGCGTGACTTTCTCGCCCATCTGGAGCTGAGTCCGCCCCAGGGGCCGGCCTGCCTGGTGCTGGACATCCGCATGCCGGGCCAGAGCGGCATGGAGTTCAGGCGCCAGATGCTGGAGCAGGGCCTGCGCTTTCCCACCATCTTCATCACCGGGCATGGAGATATTCCCATGAGCGTGGAGGCCATGAAGACCGGGGCCATAGAGTTTCTGACCAAGCCGTTTCGCGATCAGGATCTGCTGGATGCCATACAGCAAGGTATTGCGCTTGATCGCCAGCGCCGTGCGCAGGATGGGCAGTTGCTGGAGTTGCGTTCGCGTTGGAATTCGCTGTCCAGTGGGGAGCAGTCGGTGTTGATTGGCGTGGTGCGAGGCCTGCTCAACAAGCAGATCGCGGCAGAGCTGGATGTCAGCGAGATCACCATCAAAGTCAGGCGATCTCAAGCTATGCGCAAGATGGACGCTGGCTCGGTTGCCGAGCTGGTGCGCATGCTGGAGAAGCTGAGCATCCGCTGA
- a CDS encoding carbohydrate porin has protein sequence MSLCLMWGLTAHAQHSAEPVPAGSEEASAAASATDAGGAGAEPEKWNAKFQATYVWQRKPSFSAPYSGEKSLLPGRERSYSFTTTASLGYRPWAGGEVYLDLEGAQGIPLSGLAGLGGFTNGELAKTSGAKLKLYRARAFLRQTWNQGGEQEAVESGARQLAGMVDKRRTVLTVGNLAVIDLFDNNRYSHDPRTQFMNWSLMAQGAFDYAADARGYSWGAVLEWFHDDWEVRFGRFIQPKEPNGQPLDYRIFKHYGDQLEVAHAHTLAGQPGKLRALVFRNHAVMTRYGDALSLAAQTGAVPDLNAARYGARSKQGFGINLEQALSDDVGLFARGSWADGKTEIYAFTEIDRSLSAGLLIQGRKWGRANDTLGIGVARNFLSSSHRQYLAEGGVGAFIGDGRLNYKPENILEMFYSVAISKQSSISFDWQHIRNPAYNADRGPVNALAVRLHTEF, from the coding sequence ATGTCCTTGTGCTTGATGTGGGGGCTGACGGCTCATGCGCAGCACAGTGCAGAGCCAGTCCCTGCAGGCAGTGAAGAAGCCTCTGCAGCAGCGTCAGCCACTGATGCGGGTGGGGCAGGCGCAGAGCCCGAGAAGTGGAATGCCAAGTTCCAGGCCACCTATGTCTGGCAGCGCAAGCCGTCCTTTTCTGCCCCCTACTCCGGAGAGAAAAGCTTGCTGCCAGGGCGCGAGCGCAGCTACTCCTTCACGACCACTGCATCTCTCGGATACCGTCCATGGGCCGGGGGGGAGGTCTATCTTGATCTGGAAGGCGCGCAGGGCATTCCTCTGTCGGGACTGGCAGGCCTGGGTGGCTTTACCAATGGGGAATTGGCCAAAACCTCGGGAGCAAAATTGAAGCTCTATCGCGCCCGTGCATTCTTGCGCCAGACCTGGAATCAGGGGGGTGAGCAAGAGGCGGTGGAGTCAGGGGCAAGGCAGTTGGCGGGCATGGTGGACAAGCGCCGTACTGTGCTCACGGTGGGCAATCTGGCGGTCATCGATCTCTTTGACAACAACCGCTACAGCCATGATCCGCGCACGCAGTTCATGAACTGGTCACTGATGGCTCAAGGCGCGTTTGACTATGCCGCAGATGCCCGAGGTTATAGCTGGGGAGCGGTGCTGGAGTGGTTTCACGACGACTGGGAGGTGCGCTTCGGTCGCTTCATCCAGCCCAAGGAGCCCAACGGACAGCCGTTGGACTATCGAATTTTCAAACACTACGGCGATCAGCTGGAAGTAGCCCACGCACACACGCTGGCCGGCCAGCCGGGAAAGCTGCGGGCTTTGGTCTTCCGCAACCACGCCGTGATGACGCGCTATGGCGATGCACTGAGCCTGGCGGCGCAGACCGGGGCGGTGCCGGATCTGAATGCTGCGCGCTACGGTGCCAGAAGCAAGCAGGGCTTCGGCATCAACCTGGAGCAGGCACTGAGTGATGACGTGGGTCTGTTTGCTCGTGGCAGCTGGGCGGATGGCAAGACGGAAATCTATGCCTTCACGGAAATCGACCGCTCTCTTTCTGCAGGCCTGCTGATTCAGGGGCGCAAATGGGGCAGGGCGAACGATACGCTGGGCATAGGCGTGGCGCGCAATTTCCTCTCGTCCTCACACCGCCAGTATCTGGCAGAGGGCGGAGTGGGGGCGTTCATTGGTGACGGGCGTCTGAACTACAAGCCCGAGAATATTCTTGAGATGTTCTACAGCGTGGCGATCAGCAAACAATCC
- a CDS encoding sensor histidine kinase, with amino-acid sequence MTAEPQRFVHLRRALILAGLAATMAAIFALDTLTEYAVAAAVFHTAVILVAVRWFSPRLVIGVTALCIALTLASFALTPAGAYRTGLINTGISILAIVITAYLGLKMVAAQNAAHAAQTQLLRITQATSLGQVTASIAHEVNQPLAAIVTSGNACQRWLAQQPPNLEKAGQALERILGDARRASDVIARIRSMARGEGPSKQKFDLNEAVREMVNLSGADLNQRSIAMDLQLAPGLAPAWCDRVQFLQVLGNLLLNAMDAMQDTAAVQRRISVATQALGQQLVLTVTDAGEGLSLQAKSHLFDAFWTTKREGMGLGLNISRHMAEANGGRIWATDREDGRCGAVFHVSIAAFVAPGEPAAGGHQLG; translated from the coding sequence ATGACCGCCGAACCGCAACGCTTTGTGCATCTGCGCCGGGCCCTGATCCTGGCCGGCCTGGCCGCGACCATGGCCGCCATCTTCGCGCTGGATACGTTGACCGAGTATGCGGTGGCCGCGGCCGTGTTCCACACGGCCGTCATCCTCGTGGCGGTGCGATGGTTCAGCCCGCGCCTGGTGATAGGCGTCACGGCGCTGTGCATAGCGCTTACGCTGGCCAGCTTTGCGCTGACGCCGGCCGGTGCCTACCGCACCGGACTCATCAACACGGGCATCAGCATCCTGGCCATCGTCATCACGGCCTATCTGGGCCTGAAGATGGTGGCCGCCCAGAATGCGGCCCACGCGGCACAGACCCAGCTGCTGCGCATCACTCAGGCCACCAGTCTGGGACAGGTGACGGCCTCGATCGCCCATGAGGTCAACCAGCCGCTGGCCGCCATCGTCACCAGCGGCAATGCCTGCCAGCGCTGGCTGGCCCAGCAGCCGCCGAATCTTGAAAAAGCCGGCCAGGCGCTGGAGCGCATCCTGGGCGATGCGCGGCGCGCCAGCGATGTCATTGCGCGTATCCGCTCCATGGCACGCGGCGAGGGGCCGAGCAAGCAGAAGTTCGATCTCAACGAGGCGGTGCGTGAGATGGTGAATCTGTCGGGCGCGGACCTGAACCAGCGCTCCATCGCCATGGACCTGCAACTGGCGCCGGGCCTGGCGCCCGCCTGGTGCGACCGAGTGCAGTTTTTGCAGGTGCTGGGCAATCTGCTGCTCAACGCCATGGACGCCATGCAGGACACTGCGGCCGTGCAGCGGCGCATTTCCGTGGCCACCCAGGCGCTGGGCCAGCAGTTGGTGCTGACCGTCACCGATGCGGGAGAGGGGCTGTCGCTGCAGGCCAAAAGCCATCTGTTCGATGCCTTCTGGACTACCAAGCGCGAGGGCATGGGTCTGGGGCTGAACATCAGCCGTCACATGGCCGAGGCCAACGGTGGCCGCATCTGGGCCACGGACCGCGAGGATGGGCGCTGCGGCGCAGTGTTCCATGTGAGCATCGCGGCTTTCGTCGCCCCGGGGGAGCCCGCAGCAGGAGGACACCAGCTTGGCTGA
- a CDS encoding TolC family protein — protein sequence MQSPFLSLKRLALLLAALGLGGAALAQAAAQPAAAGLRFIDYLNAVEQHSLDLQSEQQNVVSAQAGIGIAGIRPDPQLSLGAAREQVSSGLPRPLNRTYELSMELETGGKRSARIRAARSQVKLAEAGVEGFRTQLFSDAAQDFTQACRDRQALERKEQTLKALSDVVKANEVRRKAGDIGTVEWRQSRVERDQFQADVTQARADAQTSRLALSVPLGRKLSEVFGSEELQCDFQPFANDKNIEALVVQALQVRSDVRVAQATLENARDNAGVAQANRWVNPTLAVGMTAIAATSAGVDVQGNAFDAGNRSRMLSVSVSMPIPFSRLNRGEVLQAEAVVTQAMLGLQQSQHKAEAGVRSAYFRFAAAQENVERYRSNVLADAQRVLESIRLSYRHGQASLLELLSAQRSADDAYLGYLQADADLAKATVDLQLSIGQRPAL from the coding sequence ATGCAATCTCCCTTCCTCTCCCTCAAGCGCCTGGCTCTGCTGCTGGCGGCGCTGGGCCTGGGCGGCGCGGCATTGGCCCAGGCAGCAGCGCAGCCTGCGGCCGCCGGGCTGCGCTTTATCGACTATCTGAACGCCGTCGAGCAGCACAGCCTGGACTTGCAATCCGAGCAACAGAACGTGGTGTCGGCCCAGGCTGGTATCGGCATCGCGGGCATACGCCCCGATCCCCAGCTCTCGCTGGGGGCCGCGCGCGAACAGGTCAGCAGCGGCCTGCCGCGCCCGCTGAACCGGACCTACGAGCTCAGCATGGAGCTGGAGACCGGCGGCAAGCGCTCGGCCCGCATCCGTGCCGCACGCAGCCAGGTGAAGCTGGCCGAGGCCGGCGTCGAGGGCTTCCGCACTCAGCTGTTTTCCGATGCGGCCCAGGACTTCACCCAGGCCTGCCGCGACCGCCAGGCGCTGGAGCGCAAGGAGCAGACGCTCAAGGCCCTGTCCGATGTGGTCAAGGCCAACGAGGTGCGGCGCAAGGCCGGCGACATCGGCACAGTGGAGTGGCGGCAGTCGCGCGTGGAGCGCGACCAGTTCCAGGCCGATGTGACCCAGGCGCGCGCCGATGCCCAGACCTCGCGTCTGGCCCTGAGCGTGCCGCTGGGGCGCAAGCTCTCGGAGGTCTTCGGCTCCGAGGAACTGCAATGCGATTTCCAGCCCTTTGCGAACGACAAGAACATCGAAGCCCTGGTGGTCCAGGCCCTGCAGGTGCGCAGCGATGTGCGTGTGGCCCAGGCCACGCTGGAGAATGCTCGCGACAACGCCGGTGTGGCCCAGGCCAACCGCTGGGTCAATCCCACGCTGGCCGTGGGCATGACCGCCATTGCGGCCACATCCGCGGGTGTGGATGTCCAGGGCAATGCCTTCGACGCGGGCAACCGCTCGCGCATGCTCTCGGTCTCGGTGAGCATGCCCATCCCGTTCTCGCGCCTGAACCGCGGCGAGGTGCTGCAGGCCGAGGCCGTCGTGACCCAGGCCATGCTGGGGCTGCAGCAGTCGCAGCACAAGGCCGAGGCCGGTGTGCGTTCCGCCTACTTCCGCTTCGCGGCGGCGCAGGAGAACGTGGAGCGCTATCGCAGCAATGTGCTGGCCGATGCGCAGCGCGTGCTCGAGAGCATTCGCCTGTCCTACCGCCACGGCCAGGCTTCGTTGCTGGAGCTGCTGTCGGCCCAGCGCTCGGCCGATGATGCCTATCTCGGCTATCTGCAGGCCGATGCCGATCTGGCCAAGGCCACTGTGGACCTGCAACTGAGCATAGGCCAGCGGCCCGCGCTGTGA